One Plectropomus leopardus isolate mb chromosome 1, YSFRI_Pleo_2.0, whole genome shotgun sequence DNA segment encodes these proteins:
- the fibinb gene encoding fin bud initiation factor: protein MAFLHLLLCAGMVSLPMCGAFFRGPLHPEMSNGTFHHYFVPDGDYEDNDDPEKCQMLFKMTDDRKCGLDEDQDAVIRDDFTIIKRQIEDSARVLEGIGKSISYDLDGEDSYGKYLRRETAQISEAFTNSEKSLLELEVKFKQSQDSELKEEHRLSDDFLNMVVHTRDVLKDTVDISLGLKDKHELLSLIIRSHGTRLSRLKNEYMKF from the coding sequence ATGGCTTTTCTTCACTTGCTCCTGTGCGCCGGGATGGTGTCGCTGCCCATGTGTGGTGCGTTTTTCCGGGGACCCCTGCACCCGGAGATGTCCAACGGCACTTTTCATCATTATTTCGTGCCGGATGGAGACTACGAGGACAACGACGACCCGGAGAAATGCCAAATGCTTTTCAAGATGACCGACGACCGAAAGTGCGGTCTGGACGAGGACCAGGACGCAGTGATACGGGATGATTTTACCATCATCAAGAGGCAGATCGAGGACTCGGCCCGGGTGCTGGAGGGGATCGGGAAAAGCATCTCGTACGACCTGGACGGAGAGGACAGCTACGGGAAGTATTTGCGCAGGGAGACGGCGCAGATCAGCGAGGCGTTTACAAACTCAGAGAAATCTCTGCTGGAGCTGGAGGTGAAATTCAAGCAGAGCCAAGACAGCGAGCTGAAAGAGGAGCACCGGCTCAGCGACGACTTTCTCAACATGGTAGTGCACACACGGGACGTCCTGAAGGACACGGTGGACATTTCTCTGGGACTCAAGGACAAGCACGAGCTCCTGTCTCTGATCATCCGCAGCCACGGCACGAGACTGAGCAGACTGAAGAACGAATACATGAAGTTTTGA